A portion of the Streptomyces sp. NBC_01335 genome contains these proteins:
- a CDS encoding DUF3099 domain-containing protein — protein sequence MYARRRRGYFLLMGGCVVLFVSAWAFVRLWSVPVAVGMCVVAMVIPPIAAMVANRRGPEDRWWDEHPSGDPKSDEWWDELDGRKRHKHDR from the coding sequence ATGTACGCCCGGCGCCGTCGTGGCTATTTCCTGCTGATGGGCGGATGCGTCGTCCTCTTCGTGTCCGCCTGGGCCTTCGTGCGCCTCTGGTCCGTGCCGGTCGCCGTGGGCATGTGCGTGGTCGCCATGGTCATCCCGCCGATCGCGGCGATGGTCGCCAACCGTCGTGGACCCGAGGACCGTTGGTGGGACGAGCATCCCTCCGGAGACCCGAAGTCCGACGAGTGGTGGGACGAGCTGGACGGCAGGAAGCGGCACAAGCACGACCGTTGA
- a CDS encoding DUF1416 domain-containing protein has product MCGAKAGGPDASTIKPGETTIQGSVTRDGEPVTGYVRLLDSTGEFTAEVPTSATGQFRFYAAEGTWTVRALVPGGSADRTVVAQTGGLSEVAIAV; this is encoded by the coding sequence ATGTGTGGAGCAAAGGCCGGCGGCCCCGACGCTTCGACCATCAAGCCCGGCGAGACGACGATCCAGGGCAGCGTGACCCGCGACGGCGAGCCCGTCACCGGTTACGTCCGCCTGCTGGACTCGACCGGCGAGTTCACCGCCGAGGTCCCGACCTCGGCGACCGGGCAGTTCCGTTTCTACGCGGCCGAGGGGACCTGGACGGTCCGCGCGCTGGTTCCGGGCGGCAGCGCCGACCGCACCGTCGTCGCGCAGACCGGTGGCCTCTCCGAGGTGGCCATCGCCGTCTGA
- a CDS encoding GNAT family N-acetyltransferase, with amino-acid sequence MGLDIRVITATEFPAWMMAVRRGFLQSSTEGLEREAAARLPQIDVSRVRGAFDGTRCVATFRSFAQELTVPGGARVTVDAISAVTVAPTHRRRGLLSRMVAADLAAAKERGEVAATLIAAEYPIYGRFGFGPATSHTEWEVDLTRAGLDPHGPLDAELGGGRIDLVDPEDVRKLGPEIHGRLAARQHGVVGRQEGWWDRHTGIGVPPLDKWTEPFYALYRSASGEPEGLVAYRTDDNWDDRKQPRDTATVSQLIAAGPAGERALWRYVCAIDWITTVRTGCRAPDDLLPQLLPDPRAARVVTHADWLWLRVLDTARLLASRTYGQEATLVLDVRDPAGLAGGVFRLDASPQGAVCVPDTRSADLTLDVRDLASVFLGDESVERLVALGRIEENRPGAAALADGAFRTARRPWCPDMF; translated from the coding sequence ATGGGCCTGGACATACGTGTGATCACCGCGACCGAGTTCCCCGCATGGATGATGGCCGTCCGAAGGGGGTTCCTGCAGTCCTCGACGGAGGGCCTGGAGCGGGAGGCGGCGGCGAGGCTGCCGCAGATCGACGTCTCCCGGGTGCGGGGCGCGTTCGACGGCACACGGTGCGTGGCGACCTTCCGTTCGTTCGCCCAGGAGCTGACGGTGCCCGGCGGCGCCCGGGTCACGGTGGACGCGATCAGTGCGGTGACGGTCGCGCCGACCCACCGCAGGCGGGGCCTGCTGAGCCGGATGGTGGCGGCGGACCTCGCGGCGGCGAAGGAGCGCGGCGAGGTCGCCGCCACCCTGATCGCGGCCGAGTACCCGATCTACGGGCGCTTCGGCTTCGGCCCCGCCACCTCGCACACCGAGTGGGAGGTGGACCTCACCCGCGCGGGGCTGGACCCGCACGGCCCGCTCGACGCCGAACTGGGCGGTGGCCGGATCGACCTCGTGGACCCGGAGGACGTACGGAAGCTGGGCCCGGAGATCCATGGCCGGCTGGCCGCCCGGCAGCACGGCGTCGTCGGCCGCCAGGAGGGCTGGTGGGACCGGCACACGGGGATCGGCGTACCGCCGCTGGACAAGTGGACCGAGCCCTTCTACGCCCTGTACCGCTCCGCCTCCGGCGAGCCCGAGGGCCTGGTCGCGTACCGCACCGACGACAACTGGGACGACCGCAAGCAGCCCCGGGACACCGCGACCGTGAGCCAGCTGATCGCGGCCGGCCCGGCGGGCGAGCGCGCCCTGTGGCGGTACGTCTGCGCGATCGACTGGATCACCACGGTCCGCACCGGCTGCCGCGCCCCCGACGACCTGCTTCCCCAGCTGCTGCCCGACCCGCGCGCCGCCCGGGTGGTCACGCACGCCGACTGGCTCTGGCTGCGGGTGCTCGACACCGCGCGCCTGCTCGCGTCCCGTACGTACGGGCAGGAGGCCACGCTCGTCCTCGACGTACGCGACCCCGCCGGACTCGCCGGCGGCGTCTTCCGCCTGGACGCCTCGCCACAGGGCGCGGTGTGCGTACCGGACACCCGGAGCGCCGACCTGACCCTGGACGTACGGGACCTGGCCTCCGTGTTCCTCGGTGACGAGTCGGTGGAGCGGCTGGTGGCCCTGGGGCGGATCGAGGAGAACCGGCCGGGCGCGGCGGCGTTGGCCGACGGTGCGTTCCGTACGGCCCGCCGGCCGTGGTGCCCGGACATGTTCTGA
- a CDS encoding DsrE family protein, producing MPKKLVIKVTAGADSAERCSQAFTVAAVAVASGVEVSLWLTGESAWFALPGRAADFELPHAAPLPDLIESIMAGGRITLCTQCAARRDITERDVLEGVRIAGAQVFVQEAMADGTQALVY from the coding sequence ATGCCGAAGAAGCTCGTGATCAAGGTGACCGCAGGGGCCGACTCCGCCGAGCGGTGCTCGCAGGCGTTCACGGTGGCGGCGGTCGCCGTCGCCAGCGGGGTGGAGGTCTCCCTCTGGCTGACCGGGGAGTCCGCCTGGTTCGCCCTGCCCGGCCGCGCCGCCGACTTCGAACTCCCGCACGCCGCACCGCTGCCCGACCTCATCGAGTCGATCATGGCGGGCGGGCGGATCACCCTCTGCACCCAGTGCGCGGCACGGCGGGACATCACGGAGCGCGACGTCCTGGAGGGCGTACGGATCGCGGGGGCGCAGGTCTTCGTCCAGGAGGCGATGGCGGACGGCACGCAGGCGCTGGTCTACTGA
- the rox gene encoding rifampin monooxygenase translates to MTDVIVVGGGPTGLMLAAELRLHGVAVVVLEKETEPTRQSRSQGLHARSVEVMDQRGLLERFLRLGKQVTSGGFFAGLGKVWPEHLDTAHSYVLAIPQVTTERLLAERAVELGAGIRRGQELVGLSQDDQGVTAELADGTRLRSRYLVGCDGGRSAVRRLLGTGFPGEPARVETLLGELELTASAEEVGRVVSEVRKTQHRFGLMPLGDGAFRVIVPAEGVAEDRTAGPTLEEFKERLRHYAGTDFGAYSARWLSRFGDATRLAERYRTGRVLLAGDAAHIHPPTGGQGLNLGIQDAFNLGWKLAAEVNGWAPDGLLDSYHSERHPVAAEVIDNTRAQMVLLSTEPGPRAVRRLLSELIDFEEVNHHLIEKITAIGVRYDVGEGHPLLGKRLRDVALKQGRLYSLMHAGRGLLLDRTGRLSVDGWADRVDHVVDGSDELDVPAVLVRPDGHVVWVGDEQLELDERLGRWFGTAAVTG, encoded by the coding sequence ATGACGGACGTGATCGTGGTCGGCGGCGGACCGACCGGCCTGATGCTGGCCGCCGAGCTGCGGCTGCACGGTGTCGCGGTGGTGGTGCTGGAGAAGGAGACGGAGCCGACCCGGCAGTCCCGTTCGCAGGGCCTGCACGCCCGCAGCGTCGAGGTGATGGACCAGCGCGGACTGCTGGAACGGTTCCTCCGGCTCGGCAAGCAGGTCACGTCCGGCGGGTTCTTCGCCGGGCTCGGCAAGGTCTGGCCCGAGCACCTGGACACCGCGCACTCGTACGTACTCGCCATTCCGCAGGTCACCACGGAACGCCTGCTGGCCGAGCGCGCCGTCGAACTGGGCGCCGGGATCCGGCGGGGCCAGGAGCTGGTCGGGCTGAGCCAGGACGACCAAGGGGTGACCGCCGAACTCGCCGACGGCACCCGGCTGCGCTCGCGCTACCTCGTCGGTTGCGACGGTGGCCGCAGCGCGGTGCGCAGGCTGCTCGGGACCGGCTTCCCCGGCGAACCCGCCAGGGTAGAAACCCTGCTGGGGGAGCTGGAGTTGACGGCGTCCGCCGAGGAGGTGGGCCGGGTGGTCTCCGAAGTGCGCAAGACGCAGCACCGGTTCGGGCTGATGCCGCTGGGCGACGGGGCGTTCCGTGTCATCGTGCCCGCCGAGGGCGTGGCCGAGGACCGTACGGCCGGGCCCACCCTGGAGGAGTTCAAGGAGCGGCTCCGGCACTACGCCGGCACCGACTTCGGTGCGTACTCGGCGCGTTGGCTCTCCCGCTTCGGCGACGCGACCCGACTCGCCGAGCGGTACCGGACCGGCCGGGTGCTGCTGGCCGGCGACGCGGCGCACATCCACCCGCCGACCGGCGGACAGGGGCTCAACCTCGGTATCCAGGACGCGTTCAACCTCGGCTGGAAGCTCGCCGCCGAGGTCAACGGCTGGGCGCCGGACGGGCTGTTGGACAGTTACCACTCCGAGCGGCACCCGGTCGCCGCCGAGGTGATCGACAACACCCGCGCGCAGATGGTCCTGCTGTCCACCGAACCCGGCCCCCGCGCGGTGCGCCGGCTGCTCTCGGAGCTGATCGACTTCGAGGAGGTGAACCACCACCTGATCGAGAAGATCACCGCGATCGGCGTCCGCTACGACGTCGGCGAAGGCCACCCCCTCCTCGGCAAGCGGCTGCGGGACGTGGCCCTGAAGCAGGGGCGCCTGTACTCCCTGATGCACGCCGGGCGCGGTCTGCTGCTCGACCGGACCGGCCGGCTCTCCGTCGACGGCTGGGCGGACCGCGTCGACCACGTCGTGGACGGCAGCGACGAACTCGACGTACCTGCCGTGCTGGTACGCCCGGACGGCCACGTGGTCTGGGTCGGCGACGAGCAGCTGGAGCTGGACGAGCGGCTGGGCCGGTGGTTCGGGACGGCCGCTGTCACCGGGTGA
- a CDS encoding asparaginase: MTSNDALASPSGPGTPDVRPVLAEVVRSGFLEGRHRGSLVLLAADGSVEYALGDPAAPVFPRSSNKPMQAAAILRAGLDLSGERLALAAASHSGEDFHLALVATMLAEHGLSPADLQTPPDLPLDPVEAEAYLASGRVREPITMNCSGKHAAMLAVCARSGWDTASYLDPAHPLQQLVHQVIEEAAGEPVAAVGTDGCGAPLMAIGLTGLARAFRSFVLAERGTAERRVADAMRAHPEYVAGTRRPDTWLMRELPGTLSKMGAEAVQALALPDGRALAFKIEDGSTRALGPVLARALELLGVDAPVVSRVGRAPLTGGAVEVGEVRAAF, translated from the coding sequence ATGACCAGCAACGACGCCCTCGCCTCTCCCTCCGGCCCCGGTACGCCGGACGTCCGTCCGGTGCTCGCGGAGGTCGTGCGGTCCGGGTTCCTGGAGGGCCGCCACCGGGGCTCCCTGGTGCTGCTGGCGGCGGACGGCAGCGTGGAGTACGCGCTCGGCGATCCGGCGGCGCCCGTCTTCCCCCGCTCGTCCAACAAGCCGATGCAGGCCGCCGCGATCCTGCGGGCCGGTCTCGACCTGTCCGGTGAGCGGCTGGCGCTCGCCGCCGCGAGCCACTCCGGGGAGGACTTCCACCTCGCGCTCGTCGCGACGATGCTGGCCGAGCACGGGCTGAGCCCCGCCGACCTCCAGACCCCGCCCGACCTGCCGCTGGACCCGGTCGAGGCAGAGGCGTACCTCGCCTCCGGGCGGGTCCGGGAGCCGATCACCATGAACTGCTCGGGCAAGCACGCGGCGATGCTCGCCGTCTGCGCGCGGAGCGGCTGGGACACCGCGAGCTACCTCGACCCGGCGCACCCGCTCCAGCAGCTGGTGCACCAGGTGATCGAGGAGGCGGCGGGCGAACCGGTCGCCGCGGTCGGCACGGACGGTTGCGGTGCGCCGCTGATGGCGATCGGGCTGACCGGGCTGGCGCGGGCGTTCCGCTCCTTCGTCCTGGCGGAACGCGGTACGGCGGAGCGGCGGGTCGCGGACGCGATGCGCGCCCACCCGGAGTACGTGGCGGGCACCCGGCGGCCGGACACCTGGCTGATGCGCGAACTGCCGGGGACCCTCTCGAAGATGGGCGCCGAGGCCGTGCAGGCGCTGGCGCTGCCGGACGGCCGCGCCCTGGCGTTCAAGATCGAGGACGGCTCCACCCGGGCGCTCGGCCCGGTGCTGGCCCGCGCCCTGGAACTCCTCGGCGTGGACGCCCCGGTCGTCTCCCGGGTCGGCCGGGCGCCGCTGACGGGCGGCGCGGTCGAGGTCGGCGAGGTGCGGGCGGCGTTCTGA
- the ygfZ gene encoding CAF17-like 4Fe-4S cluster assembly/insertion protein YgfZ gives MKSPLLSLPGAVPAEGRDEGVAAHYGDLFREQRALAAGDGFVDLSHRGVVTVTGDDRLSWLHLLLTQHVTDLAPNRATEALILSANGHIEHALYLVDDGSTVWMHVEPGTRADLVAYLESMKFFYRVEVADRTEEFAVVHLPAGSITEVPEGVAVREEPHGRDVFLPRADLEAYTAAAGPAAGILAYEALRVEAHRPRLGFETDHRTIPHELGWIGTAVHLQKGCYRGQETVARVHNLGKPPRRLVFLHLDGSEVHLPGHGTPVRLASDGAEGRQLGFITTSARHHELGPIALALVKRNTAVDAELLAGDTAAAQETIVEP, from the coding sequence ATGAAGAGCCCCTTGCTGTCCCTGCCCGGCGCCGTCCCCGCCGAAGGCCGCGACGAAGGTGTCGCCGCGCACTACGGCGACCTGTTCCGCGAGCAACGCGCCCTCGCCGCCGGAGACGGGTTCGTCGACCTGTCGCACCGGGGTGTCGTCACCGTCACCGGTGACGACCGGCTGAGCTGGCTGCACCTGCTGCTCACCCAGCACGTCACCGACCTCGCGCCGAACCGGGCCACCGAGGCGCTGATCCTCTCCGCCAACGGCCACATCGAGCACGCCCTCTACCTCGTGGACGACGGCTCCACGGTGTGGATGCACGTCGAGCCGGGGACCCGCGCGGACCTGGTGGCGTACCTGGAGTCGATGAAGTTCTTCTACCGGGTGGAAGTCGCCGACCGCACCGAGGAGTTCGCCGTCGTGCACCTCCCGGCCGGTTCCATCACGGAGGTGCCCGAGGGTGTCGCCGTGCGCGAGGAGCCGCACGGCCGCGACGTGTTCCTGCCGCGCGCCGACCTGGAGGCGTACACCGCCGCGGCCGGCCCGGCCGCGGGCATCCTGGCGTACGAGGCGCTGCGCGTGGAGGCGCACCGCCCGCGCCTGGGCTTCGAGACCGACCACCGGACCATCCCGCACGAGCTGGGCTGGATCGGCACCGCGGTCCACCTGCAGAAGGGCTGCTACCGGGGGCAGGAGACCGTCGCGCGCGTCCACAACCTGGGGAAGCCGCCGCGCAGGCTCGTCTTCCTCCACCTGGACGGCAGCGAGGTGCACCTGCCCGGACACGGCACGCCGGTCCGGCTGGCCTCGGACGGTGCGGAGGGCCGCCAGCTCGGGTTCATCACCACCTCGGCCCGGCACCACGAACTCGGCCCGATCGCCCTCGCGCTGGTCAAGCGGAACACCGCGGTCGACGCCGAGCTGCTCGCCGGGGACACGGCCGCCGCACAGGAGACGATCGTCGAGCCGTAG
- a CDS encoding RsiG family protein, which translates to MSTYGTGQSPGAVPTTPTTVRPPVQRSVPGPEGGPGAGAAVAPVRVPSAASAGSVPEQGAAHPGVPEGLGAVRPQAGFGGLRLPALRTLRRDAQRDEADLSYVRRLVQGRIDILRAELARRQDPESPVVDRLSEILADTPSRHRTSARHVTLRTPRGDEYARLAAETLAEVELSDLEARTDEELHTAMGRLVGYEKQVSRRRHQLQRTADECGAEIARRYRDGEAQVDDLLA; encoded by the coding sequence ATGAGTACCTATGGAACGGGACAATCTCCCGGTGCCGTACCGACGACGCCCACCACCGTGAGACCGCCCGTGCAGCGGAGCGTACCGGGACCGGAGGGCGGGCCCGGGGCAGGGGCCGCGGTCGCTCCGGTGCGGGTGCCGTCCGCCGCCTCGGCCGGTTCCGTGCCCGAGCAGGGCGCCGCGCACCCGGGCGTCCCCGAGGGGCTGGGGGCGGTCCGCCCGCAGGCCGGGTTCGGCGGGCTCCGGCTTCCCGCGCTGCGGACGCTGCGCCGGGACGCCCAGCGGGACGAGGCCGACCTCAGCTACGTACGCCGGCTGGTCCAGGGGCGCATCGACATCCTGCGGGCCGAGCTGGCGCGGCGGCAGGACCCGGAGTCCCCGGTGGTGGACCGGCTCTCGGAGATCCTGGCGGACACCCCGTCGCGGCACCGCACCTCCGCCCGGCACGTCACGCTCCGCACCCCGCGTGGCGACGAGTACGCCAGGCTGGCCGCGGAGACGCTCGCCGAGGTGGAGCTGTCCGACCTCGAAGCCCGTACGGACGAGGAGCTGCACACCGCGATGGGCCGGCTCGTCGGCTACGAGAAGCAGGTCTCGCGCCGCCGTCACCAGCTCCAGCGCACGGCGGACGAATGCGGGGCGGAGATCGCCCGCAGGTACCGTGACGGAGAAGCACAAGTAGACGATCTGCTCGCCTGA
- a CDS encoding acyltransferase family protein, producing MRGADGGSSIPLRQRVTGRLQEPLPPLAGIEAVTTTRAGLPQQAAGAAGGKHAATPARAGRRLYAIDGIRLAAALMVAVHHYAGTARADRPGNLIWGRPASELMPTVFRFASYGWIGVEIFFVISGFVICMSCWGRTPKDFFVSRVIRLYPAYWIAIVLTTGFLAAVPGVWERLKLREVLINFTMLQSGSGVPNVDGVYWTLWSELRFYLLFLIVVASGLTYRKVVVFCCVWGAVAMLAPVSHFPLLVLVAQPEGAWYFIAGLALYLMHRFGQDLLLWGILGMAWMMGQLELGHRIDLVEHVSSWRGSVVVFTAFLLLMVGISLGLTDRVRWKWLVTAGTMTYPLYLTHYAIGTTLINRLRDTMDPRLLLVAVLAGFLLLAYVIHRFVERPLARLLKQGLNSAFVRLRTARD from the coding sequence ATGCGCGGCGCGGACGGCGGTTCGTCGATACCCCTACGGCAGCGGGTCACGGGCCGGCTGCAGGAACCTCTTCCCCCGCTCGCCGGGATCGAGGCGGTGACCACCACGCGTGCCGGGCTCCCCCAGCAGGCCGCCGGAGCGGCGGGCGGCAAGCACGCGGCCACCCCCGCCCGGGCCGGACGCCGTCTCTACGCCATCGACGGCATCCGCCTGGCCGCCGCGCTGATGGTGGCCGTCCACCACTACGCCGGTACCGCCAGGGCCGACCGGCCGGGGAACCTCATCTGGGGCCGCCCGGCGTCCGAGCTGATGCCGACGGTGTTCCGGTTCGCCTCGTACGGCTGGATCGGCGTCGAGATCTTCTTCGTGATCAGCGGCTTCGTCATCTGCATGTCGTGCTGGGGCAGGACCCCCAAGGACTTCTTCGTCTCGCGGGTGATCCGGCTCTACCCGGCGTACTGGATCGCCATCGTCCTCACCACCGGGTTCCTGGCCGCCGTACCCGGCGTCTGGGAACGGCTCAAGCTGCGTGAGGTACTGATCAACTTCACCATGCTGCAGTCCGGTTCGGGGGTACCGAACGTCGACGGCGTCTACTGGACCCTCTGGTCGGAGCTCCGGTTCTACCTGCTCTTCCTGATCGTCGTCGCCTCCGGGCTGACGTACCGCAAGGTCGTGGTGTTCTGCTGCGTGTGGGGGGCCGTCGCCATGCTGGCGCCGGTCTCCCACTTCCCGCTGCTCGTCCTCGTCGCACAGCCCGAGGGCGCCTGGTACTTCATCGCCGGGCTCGCGCTCTACCTGATGCACCGGTTCGGCCAGGACCTGCTGCTCTGGGGCATCCTCGGCATGGCCTGGATGATGGGCCAGCTGGAGCTGGGGCACCGCATCGACCTGGTCGAGCACGTCTCCAGCTGGCGCGGCAGCGTGGTCGTCTTCACCGCGTTCCTGCTGCTCATGGTCGGCATCTCCCTGGGCCTGACCGACCGCGTCCGCTGGAAGTGGCTGGTCACCGCCGGGACGATGACGTACCCGCTCTACCTCACGCACTACGCGATCGGCACCACGCTGATCAACCGGCTGCGGGACACCATGGACCCCCGGCTGCTGCTCGTCGCCGTCCTCGCGGGCTTCCTCCTCCTGGCCTACGTGATCCACCGCTTCGTGGAACGCCCGCTCGCGCGCCTGCTGAAGCAGGGGCTCAACTCCGCCTTCGTCCGGCTGCGCACCGCCCGGGACTGA
- a CDS encoding toll/interleukin-1 receptor domain-containing protein: MKIFISWSGETARKCAEVLGRELGHLHPEMRGFVSSLGIVKGQRSMESIAAQLRDADVGIMCLTRENQRKQWINYEAGALSRRTDEDKAYVHPFLIDMPPEEISGPLKQFQATDSSVRREVFSMIQSLHEECENPSTPEELRRRFADFWQRLDRDLRDIKKGMPTTETPVRATPEDLLGELVGLARDQSRRIGALEEKVSALGAAPVAVPTPRTTAGEPLPRASAEEDKTTEHTIEGVREIVGRTHVVQENATESGIAVVCDAEGYRRTNEKAEALRRLASWSKIPITISHAEESVAFAPQ; this comes from the coding sequence ATGAAGATCTTCATCAGCTGGTCGGGAGAGACGGCGCGAAAGTGCGCCGAAGTGCTCGGGAGGGAACTTGGACATCTCCACCCCGAGATGAGGGGCTTCGTCTCGTCGCTGGGCATCGTCAAGGGACAGAGGTCGATGGAGAGCATCGCGGCCCAACTCCGGGACGCCGATGTCGGAATCATGTGCCTCACGCGTGAGAACCAGCGGAAGCAGTGGATCAACTACGAGGCAGGAGCCCTGTCCAGGCGTACCGACGAGGACAAGGCCTACGTCCATCCCTTCCTCATCGACATGCCACCGGAGGAGATCTCCGGCCCTCTCAAGCAGTTCCAGGCGACCGACTCCTCCGTTCGGAGGGAGGTCTTCTCCATGATCCAGTCCCTCCACGAGGAGTGCGAGAACCCGTCCACCCCCGAGGAGCTGAGAAGGCGATTCGCTGATTTCTGGCAGCGGTTGGACAGGGATCTGCGGGACATCAAGAAGGGAATGCCGACGACGGAGACACCAGTGCGGGCAACGCCCGAGGACCTCCTCGGCGAACTGGTCGGTCTCGCGCGCGACCAGAGCCGGAGGATCGGTGCGCTGGAGGAAAAGGTGAGCGCCCTCGGTGCCGCACCCGTAGCCGTACCCACTCCCAGGACGACTGCCGGAGAGCCGCTTCCGCGGGCATCCGCCGAGGAGGACAAGACGACGGAGCATACGATCGAGGGAGTCCGCGAGATCGTAGGCCGCACCCATGTGGTGCAGGAGAACGCAACCGAGAGTGGAATCGCCGTGGTCTGCGACGCCGAAGGATACCGGCGGACCAACGAGAAAGCCGAGGCACTGCGGCGGCTCGCGAGCTGGAGCAAGATCCCCATCACAATCTCCCATGCCGAGGAATCTGTGGCGTTCGCCCCGCAGTAG
- a CDS encoding Fur family transcriptional regulator, with translation MVSTDWKTDLRQRGYRLTPQRQLVLEAVDALEHATPDDILCEVRRTASGVNISTVYRTLELLEELGLVSHAHLGHGAPTYHLADRHHHIHLVCRDCSGVIEADTEVAAEFTAKLRETFGFETDLKHFAIFGRCRDCAAKAESADA, from the coding sequence GTGGTGAGCACCGACTGGAAGACCGACCTCCGGCAGCGCGGGTACCGGCTCACGCCGCAGCGCCAGCTCGTGCTGGAGGCGGTCGACGCGCTGGAGCACGCGACGCCCGACGACATCCTCTGCGAGGTGCGCCGGACCGCGTCCGGGGTCAACATCTCCACCGTCTACCGGACCCTGGAGCTCCTGGAGGAGCTCGGGCTGGTCAGCCACGCCCACCTCGGCCACGGCGCCCCCACCTACCACCTGGCCGACCGCCACCACCACATCCACCTGGTCTGCCGGGACTGCTCGGGCGTCATCGAGGCGGACACCGAGGTGGCGGCCGAGTTCACCGCCAAGCTGCGGGAGACCTTCGGCTTCGAGACGGACCTCAAGCACTTCGCGATCTTCGGCCGCTGCCGCGACTGCGCCGCCAAGGCGGAGTCCGCGGACGCCTAG
- a CDS encoding FABP family protein, protein MISIPSDLHRDLVPLAFLLGNWAGAGVADFPGDEKCNFGQEVSFSHDGRDFLEYVSHSWVLDAEGNKVRPLESESGYWRIDKDRKVEIVMVRDQGVVEVWYGELADQKPQIDVVTDAVARTAASGPYSGGKRLYGYVNSDLMWVGEKATPDVELRPYMSAHLKKVVTPEEVQEMAKSLGDLPDDGIAFFK, encoded by the coding sequence ATGATCTCGATTCCGTCCGACCTTCACCGGGACCTCGTCCCGCTGGCATTCCTCCTGGGCAACTGGGCCGGCGCGGGCGTCGCCGACTTCCCCGGCGACGAGAAGTGCAACTTCGGCCAGGAAGTCTCCTTCAGCCACGACGGCCGTGACTTCCTCGAATACGTGTCGCACTCCTGGGTGCTCGACGCCGAGGGCAACAAGGTCCGGCCGCTGGAGTCCGAGTCCGGCTACTGGCGCATCGACAAGGACCGCAAGGTCGAGATCGTCATGGTCCGTGACCAGGGCGTCGTCGAGGTCTGGTACGGCGAGCTCGCCGACCAGAAGCCGCAGATCGACGTCGTCACCGACGCGGTCGCCCGCACCGCGGCCTCCGGCCCGTACAGCGGCGGCAAGCGCCTCTACGGCTACGTGAACAGCGACCTCATGTGGGTCGGCGAGAAGGCGACCCCCGACGTCGAACTGCGCCCCTACATGTCGGCGCACCTCAAGAAGGTCGTCACGCCGGAAGAGGTCCAGGAGATGGCGAAGAGCCTCGGCGACCTCCCGGACGACGGCATCGCCTTCTTCAAGTAG
- the dtd gene encoding D-aminoacyl-tRNA deacylase, with translation MRAVVQRVDGASVSVSEGTEAAPETGVVGEIMGEGLCVLVGVTHGDTPEKAAQLARKLWSVRVLEGEKSCSDVNAPLLVISQFTLYGDARKGRRPTWNAAAPGEVAEPLVDEVVARLRALGARVETGRFGADMRVTLTNHGPFTVLIEV, from the coding sequence ATGCGTGCAGTGGTACAGAGAGTGGATGGCGCCAGCGTCTCCGTGTCCGAGGGCACCGAAGCCGCCCCGGAGACCGGAGTCGTCGGCGAGATCATGGGCGAGGGCCTGTGCGTGCTGGTCGGAGTCACCCACGGGGACACCCCGGAGAAGGCGGCGCAGCTCGCCCGGAAGCTCTGGTCGGTGCGCGTCCTGGAGGGCGAGAAGTCCTGTTCCGACGTGAACGCACCGCTTCTGGTCATTTCGCAGTTCACCCTCTACGGGGACGCCCGCAAGGGTCGCCGCCCCACCTGGAACGCCGCCGCGCCCGGTGAGGTCGCCGAACCGCTGGTCGACGAGGTCGTGGCGCGGCTGCGGGCGCTCGGCGCGCGGGTGGAGACGGGCCGGTTCGGGGCGGACATGCGCGTCACGCTCACCAACCACGGCCCGTTCACCGTACTCATCGAGGTCTGA